The genomic DNA GAACGCCGATGATAGCTGTCAAGACCACGGCAAGCAGCGTTTGTCGGAATAATTTCATCACCCCTCCGTTATGAAAATGAAACCGACATAACTGTATATTTTTACTTAACTCCAGCAAGAATCATGTAAAAACAGTGTGGGAATTTATGAGCTAACAATACATTAGAATGGGCTTTATGCAATAGGTGGTTAAATGCTTTTGACTAAGATTTTTTCATGCTGCTTACTTGTCCTGATCAACCTTACGGTATTGATGGAGTTCTTCGTGTGCTGCCACCAGGTCGGCCATCAGTTTCTCTTCGTTTAATACCAGACCTCTGATTCTGGAAAGGGTCAATGATGTGGTAAGGAATGAGGCCAGGCGCATGAATGTTTCCCAGTAGATAAAATAGGGACGAGAGTAGGGATGGTGGGTGAGTCGATCAGAAAGGTACCAGCAGATGCTGCTCATCACTGCCATGGCGACGCCCTTGCCTTTTCCCCCATACCATGAGGCAAAGGCAACCGGTACAAAATAGAAAATGAAGAAGCCAAATTCATAACCGGTTATGAAGTCAAGCCAGCATAAGAACAACAGGGTTATCACACTGACAACCACGGTTGCTGTTTTGTGTTGGGCAAGGGCAAGGGGATGATTATACCGCCAACCTTTTATTATGCTTTTTTCAGGACTTTCCATTGATAGCACTCTGTCAGGTGACCCGCGTAACTATGGCTAAACTCGATTCGTTGACCTTTGACTTGGCTCTTCATCCGAAGTTAGTTGCATCTTTGCAAGCATTACCTGGAGATCCAAGACAGCTCGGTTCTGGGCGGCAAGGTTGTTATCAGTGCGGCCATTAGCCAACGGTTACCCAAATGATACTAGAACCCCATACAAATGAAAAGCCACACAAAGTTTATTTTAATTAGTCTGCCTCGCTCGCTACTCAGCGATTCATGGGCATTATCGGCTTCTTTCTTACCAACCTTGGCACTGCGAACAGAAATCAGGCTCTTTAACTGTGTCACAGTCAGGCCCGTATTAAGCCCGACGTTGAAATGGGCCTACAGTTGAGGATTGACCCCTTCCATGCTGGCCAGGGCCGAAATGGTGGCGATCTCCCGGCTCTGGAAGTCCAGATTGTCACGCCCGAAGATATCGCCAAAAAGATGGCCTTTCAAAAACTGATCGATGGCGGGAGCGAAGCTATAGATCGCCCCGGTGACCGGCTTTCCTACAAGTTTCGTCTGAATGTCCGTGCCAAGCTCGACACTACTCTTATTGACAGGCAAGGGATTTGCCTCCCTGCCTGCACTCTGAGCACCGAGAACGGGTCGTTCTTAACCGTCCCTCTCAAGCATTCGAAGTTGAATCATGCGAGACTGTATGGACATGTTTTTTGGTGAAAGGCGCAGAGCGGCATCAAGGTTACGCTTCCCCTCGTCAATTCTCCCGAGATAGGCGAACATTTCCCCCCTGCCAAGCAAAGCCTTTACCTCCGTCGGGTGCTCATGCAGAATGGAGTCGAAGCTTTCCAGTATCCTGCCACAGAAGAGCAATGGGGGGATTTCGAATTGCTGTGCGACGCTGGCATTCAAACCATCCCTGCGCACGAAAATGTACGCGATTTGGTCAACATAGACGGGCGCCCATTGGGGATCATTCAGCAGGACGCGCATGAGTGGCTGCAACTCCCCGGTTGACGGCTGCTGCAGGTATTGAATGACATACTGGATGTCGTAGGAATCAAGCAGTTGGCTCCATGCAGGCCTGCCATTAACGAGATGAGTCCGAGCCTGCTGGATTGTGCGGTAATCCCTGAGAATGGAGAGGTTGATGATGCGACCGTCAATCAGAACCTTTCTGTCGGGAGAGAGCTTCCAGATCAGGTAGCCTCCCGCATCATAATCATTCAGCATCGCACCCTTGAGCTCCTGGCGCTGCAAAAAATCGACTGCCGCAGAAGGGTAGCGCTTGTCAGGCGTATTGAGGATTGTTTCCTCCCATTTTACCTGTGAAAGGGTCAAGGGGACCACCGTTATTAAGGCCAAAGCCCCGAGGACAAGGACGGCCTTGACTGGCCTCGTTGCCCACCTCTCCATGGCGTGCTTCAGGTAGTACCCGGAAAGAGGTGCCATGGCCACCATAA from Geoanaerobacter pelophilus includes the following:
- a CDS encoding carboxymuconolactone decarboxylase family protein, whose amino-acid sequence is MPVNKSSVELGTDIQTKLVGKPVTGAIYSFAPAIDQFLKGHLFGDIFGRDNLDFQSREIATISALASMEGVNPQL